Proteins co-encoded in one Prescottella sp. R16 genomic window:
- a CDS encoding TetR/AcrR family transcriptional regulator yields MSGHYESTRRRLTAKQAETVSRLTHCAVEVLREKGFAGLTVRLVAAQAGVASATAYTYFSSKEHLVAEVFWRRLSAMPEDTRTGEDRTTCVVTVLRSVALLVSDEPQLASAVTTALLGRDPDVEHLRMRIGIEIRKRLITALGTVSEDDQDLLEGLEMLYAGALLRAGMGYDSYLTIADRLESAARLMLA; encoded by the coding sequence GTGTCTGGTCATTACGAATCCACCCGTCGCCGTCTGACTGCCAAGCAGGCGGAGACGGTGTCCCGGCTCACCCACTGTGCGGTCGAGGTACTCCGGGAGAAGGGGTTCGCCGGGCTGACCGTGCGTCTCGTCGCGGCGCAGGCGGGAGTGGCGTCCGCGACGGCGTACACCTATTTTTCGTCGAAGGAGCACCTCGTCGCCGAGGTGTTCTGGCGCCGGTTGTCGGCGATGCCGGAAGACACTCGGACCGGGGAGGACCGCACCACCTGTGTGGTGACCGTGCTGCGCAGTGTCGCCCTGCTGGTGTCGGACGAGCCGCAGCTCGCGTCCGCGGTCACGACCGCACTGCTCGGTCGTGACCCCGACGTCGAGCATCTGCGGATGCGGATCGGTATCGAGATCCGCAAGCGTCTCATCACGGCGCTGGGAACGGTGTCCGAGGACGATCAGGATCTGCTCGAGGGGCTCGAGATGTTGTACGCGGGCGCGTTGCTGCGCGCCGGGATGGGGTACGACTCGTACTTGACCATCGCGGACCGGCTCGAGTCGGCTGCGCGGCTGATGCTGGCGTGA
- a CDS encoding RluA family pseudouridine synthase yields the protein MPTAPLPVRDGLNPTRLRLPRAGMWPTALAYLLDRFPTDTVRLREKVESGEVVDEHGTPIDATSPFRPHGFLYLYRDPPVEKRVPFEIDVLYRDENLLVVDKPHFLATTPRGAYVAESALVRLRRDLDLPELVPAHRLDRVTAGVLIFTVRPPVRRAYQSLFDARLVTKVYEALAPHDPTLSLPRTVRSRIVKERGVLQAREVSGEPNAESRIELLETIDGTIGRYRLSPRTGKTHQLRLHMSSLGVPILGDNFYPVVRDVAPDDYRAPLQLLARSIAFDDPFTGEHRRFESRRRLTPPPAG from the coding sequence GTGCCCACCGCCCCGCTGCCCGTCCGTGACGGACTCAACCCCACCCGGCTGCGCCTCCCCCGGGCCGGGATGTGGCCCACCGCACTCGCCTACCTTCTCGACCGCTTCCCCACCGACACCGTCCGACTGCGCGAGAAGGTCGAGAGCGGTGAGGTCGTCGACGAACACGGCACCCCGATCGACGCCACGTCCCCGTTCCGGCCGCACGGCTTCCTGTACCTGTACCGGGATCCGCCGGTGGAGAAGCGGGTGCCGTTCGAGATCGACGTCCTGTACCGCGACGAGAATCTCCTCGTCGTCGACAAGCCGCACTTCCTCGCGACCACGCCGCGCGGCGCGTACGTCGCCGAATCGGCGCTGGTGCGGTTGCGACGCGACCTCGACCTCCCCGAGCTGGTGCCCGCGCACCGGCTGGACCGGGTGACCGCGGGCGTGCTGATCTTCACCGTCCGCCCGCCGGTCCGCCGCGCCTACCAGTCCCTGTTCGACGCCCGACTCGTCACCAAGGTGTACGAGGCCCTCGCACCACACGATCCGACACTGTCGCTCCCGCGCACGGTCCGCAGCCGCATCGTCAAGGAGCGCGGCGTCCTACAGGCCCGCGAGGTATCAGGAGAACCCAATGCGGAGAGCCGGATCGAGCTTCTCGAGACGATCGACGGCACCATCGGCCGCTACCGGCTCTCGCCACGCACCGGCAAGACGCACCAGCTGCGGCTGCACATGAGTTCGCTGGGCGTCCCGATCCTCGGGGACAACTTCTACCCCGTCGTCCGCGACGTCGCACCCGACGACTACCGAGCGCCGCTGCAACTGCTCGCCCGCAGCATCGCGTTCGACGACCCGTTCACCGGCGAGCACCGCCGGTTCGAGAGCCGGCGACGGCTGACGCCTCCTCCCGCTGGGTGA
- a CDS encoding VOC family protein — protein MAIERLNHAVLFVSDLQRSLAFYQDVLGFKALPGGFPGAAFLQAPDSANDHDLGLFQSPNPTSRVTPGNVGLYHLAWEVDTLGALADMRDRLVAANALTGASNHCSTKALYGADPDGIEFEVCWLVPDALAIDELVPAQPPTRPLDIAAEIARYGADTHGGPRTDRHLWERVHAARAQLRG, from the coding sequence TTGGCGATCGAGCGACTCAACCACGCCGTCCTGTTCGTGTCCGACCTGCAGCGCAGTCTGGCGTTCTACCAGGATGTGCTCGGGTTCAAGGCATTGCCGGGCGGATTCCCGGGTGCGGCGTTCCTGCAGGCGCCGGATTCGGCGAACGACCACGACCTGGGCCTGTTCCAGAGCCCGAACCCGACCAGTCGGGTGACGCCGGGCAACGTCGGGCTCTACCACCTGGCCTGGGAGGTCGACACGCTCGGCGCGCTCGCCGACATGCGGGATCGGCTCGTCGCGGCGAACGCGCTGACCGGCGCGAGCAACCACTGCTCCACCAAGGCGCTGTACGGGGCCGACCCGGACGGCATCGAGTTCGAGGTGTGCTGGCTGGTGCCGGATGCCCTCGCGATCGACGAGCTCGTGCCCGCGCAGCCGCCGACGCGTCCGCTCGACATCGCGGCGGAGATCGCCCGCTACGGCGCCGACACCCACGGTGGTCCGCGTACCGACCGGCATCTGTGGGAGCGGGTGCACGCGGCCCGCGCACAGCTCCGCGGCTGA
- a CDS encoding FAD-binding protein, producing MKPHNEIEHWDGEADVVVVGFGAAGASAAIEAADRGAQVLVVERFDGGGATAISGGIYYAGGGTAQQKEAGIDYDTPRAMFDYLKLETNGVVSDELLDDFCARSIENLQWLESLGVPFEGSMAPRKTSYPTNDYYLYYSGNELAPPYKDAAKPAPRGHRTKGRGTSGKVFFAALEKAAAKRRIDVRRQTTVTSLITDDAGAVIGIECREVDPRAIVLRRLHRVLGSANRKFNLYYRPIGRLMDGPIRRIEDGHTVVRRYRARKGVVLAAGGFVFDRQMLAEHAPRYLNGTGLGTIGDDGSGIRLGQSVGGATDRMDRVSAWRFFNPPIVMTEGVLVNKQGARICNETLYGAKIGEHIADQTDVAAYLVIDSRMLADAKRQVPEQTLWFQRLQTTYLFSVGHKKGATAEELARRTGIDPAGLARTLEQYNADRRDGRPDAMGKDPAHVTPLVDGPFYAIDCSIKIQAGFPCPVLTLGGLTVDEWTGAVTDPGGAAVPGLYAAGRNAVGICSESYVSGLSIADCVYSGRRAGAVVAEADDVA from the coding sequence ATGAAGCCGCACAACGAGATCGAACACTGGGACGGCGAGGCGGACGTCGTGGTCGTCGGCTTCGGTGCGGCCGGTGCCAGTGCCGCGATCGAGGCGGCGGACCGGGGCGCGCAGGTACTCGTCGTCGAACGTTTCGACGGGGGCGGTGCCACCGCGATCAGTGGCGGCATCTACTACGCGGGCGGGGGGACGGCGCAGCAGAAGGAAGCGGGGATCGACTACGACACCCCGCGGGCGATGTTCGACTACCTGAAGCTCGAGACGAACGGTGTGGTGTCCGACGAACTCCTCGACGACTTCTGCGCGCGCAGTATCGAGAACCTGCAGTGGCTCGAGTCGCTGGGGGTGCCGTTCGAGGGCAGCATGGCGCCGCGCAAGACGTCGTATCCCACCAACGACTACTACCTGTACTACTCGGGCAACGAGCTGGCGCCGCCGTACAAGGACGCGGCGAAGCCGGCGCCGCGCGGGCACCGCACGAAGGGGCGGGGGACCTCGGGCAAGGTGTTCTTCGCCGCGCTCGAGAAGGCGGCCGCGAAGCGTCGGATCGACGTGCGCCGGCAGACCACCGTGACGTCGCTGATCACCGACGATGCGGGCGCCGTGATCGGAATCGAGTGCCGCGAGGTGGATCCGCGGGCGATCGTGCTGCGCCGGCTGCACCGCGTGCTGGGGTCGGCCAACCGCAAGTTCAACCTCTACTATCGGCCGATCGGCCGCCTCATGGACGGGCCGATCCGGCGCATCGAGGACGGGCATACGGTGGTGCGCCGGTACCGGGCCCGCAAGGGCGTCGTCCTGGCGGCCGGTGGTTTCGTGTTCGACCGGCAGATGCTCGCCGAGCACGCCCCCCGCTACCTGAACGGCACCGGGCTCGGCACGATCGGCGACGACGGCAGCGGAATCCGCTTGGGGCAGTCCGTCGGTGGCGCCACCGACCGCATGGACCGGGTGTCGGCGTGGCGTTTCTTCAACCCGCCCATCGTGATGACCGAGGGTGTGCTCGTCAACAAGCAGGGTGCCCGCATCTGCAACGAGACGTTGTACGGCGCGAAGATCGGCGAGCACATCGCCGACCAGACCGACGTGGCCGCGTACCTGGTCATCGATTCACGGATGCTCGCCGACGCGAAACGGCAAGTACCCGAACAGACCCTGTGGTTCCAGCGACTGCAGACCACCTACCTGTTCAGCGTCGGACACAAGAAGGGCGCGACCGCCGAGGAACTGGCCCGCCGCACGGGTATCGACCCGGCGGGCCTGGCCCGGACACTCGAGCAGTACAACGCGGACCGGCGGGACGGCCGCCCCGATGCCATGGGCAAGGACCCCGCGCACGTCACCCCGCTCGTCGACGGCCCGTTCTATGCGATCGACTGCTCCATCAAGATCCAGGCCGGGTTCCCGTGCCCGGTGCTCACCCTCGGTGGCCTCACCGTCGACGAGTGGACCGGTGCGGTCACCGATCCCGGTGGTGCCGCGGTGCCGGGACTGTACGCGGCCGGACGCAACGCCGTCGGAATCTGCTCGGAGTCGTACGTCAGCGGGCTGTCGATCGCGGACTGTGTCTATTCGGGGCGCCGGGCGGGGGCCGTCGTCGCGGAGGCCGACGACGTCGCGTAG
- a CDS encoding oxidoreductase, which translates to MTTWTAGDIVDQQGRTFVVTGANSGLGAEAATALVRAGAHVILACRDVGKGRDVAARLGERAEVRRLDLADLASVREFADSVDAVDVLVDNAGVMAVPLRRTVDGFEMQIGTNHLGHFALTGLLLGKIRDRVVTMSSAMHQIGTIDLADLNWQHRRYGRWRAYGQSKLANLLFAYELQRRLTAAGSAVRSLAAHPGYASTNLQSHTESISSRIMALANPVIAQSAEMGALPMLYAATVPDVTGGSYYGPASLFGTRGYPTRVSSNRKSHDDTVARELWALSERLTGITYDFGG; encoded by the coding sequence ATGACCACATGGACGGCAGGGGACATCGTCGATCAACAGGGCCGTACGTTCGTCGTGACCGGCGCCAACAGCGGTCTCGGGGCCGAGGCGGCGACGGCACTCGTACGGGCCGGGGCCCACGTGATCCTCGCGTGCCGCGACGTCGGCAAGGGCCGGGACGTCGCGGCACGACTGGGGGAGCGCGCCGAGGTGCGCCGCCTCGATCTCGCGGATCTCGCGTCGGTGCGGGAGTTCGCGGACTCCGTCGACGCGGTCGACGTGCTCGTCGACAACGCCGGCGTCATGGCGGTTCCGTTGCGGCGCACCGTCGACGGCTTCGAGATGCAGATCGGTACCAACCACCTGGGCCACTTCGCGCTCACCGGTCTGCTGCTCGGGAAGATCCGCGACCGGGTCGTGACGATGTCGAGTGCGATGCACCAGATCGGCACCATCGATCTCGCCGACCTGAACTGGCAGCACCGACGCTACGGGCGCTGGCGGGCCTACGGACAGTCGAAGCTCGCGAACCTGCTGTTCGCGTACGAGTTGCAGCGTCGGCTGACGGCGGCAGGCTCGGCGGTTCGGTCCCTCGCCGCCCATCCCGGATACGCGTCGACCAACCTGCAGTCGCACACCGAATCGATCTCCAGCCGGATCATGGCGCTCGCCAACCCGGTCATCGCGCAGTCGGCGGAGATGGGTGCCCTGCCGATGTTGTACGCCGCCACCGTCCCCGACGTCACCGGCGGCAGCTACTACGGGCCGGCGTCCCTGTTCGGCACCCGCGGCTATCCGACGCGGGTGTCGTCGAACCGGAAGTCGCACGACGACACCGTTGCGCGAGAATTGTGGGCGTTGTCGGAACGACTCACCGGCATCACCTACGACTTCGGAGGCTGA
- a CDS encoding alpha/beta hydrolase family protein, which translates to MEFVREGWGKNRGVVARVLVTVLTVLITLVAAPLAAAEAPGTRAVPRGGYDELWVPSSMGDIKVQVQWASRGGSASLYLLDGMRARNDRNAWSFETNAMQQFALDNVTLVMPVGGESSFYSDWYNPSNFNAQPYTYKWETFLTRDLPDHLSRYGVDRTNTGVVGISMGGTAAMTLAAYHRDQFRFAGSFSGYLHTTAPGMRTAIRLAMLDAGRYNADSMWGFPWDPAWLRNDPFVSAPQLQGMSLYVSSGNGLPGMYDRPNDVTGYWNTAMGMGLEFLSMVTSRAFQVRAATLGLPVTFRFNGSGIHSWPYWSGELWQARPQILDALNAW; encoded by the coding sequence ATGGAGTTCGTACGGGAAGGGTGGGGGAAGAACAGGGGGGTCGTGGCGCGGGTGCTGGTGACCGTGCTGACGGTGCTGATCACGCTGGTCGCGGCGCCGCTCGCCGCTGCCGAGGCACCGGGAACGCGGGCCGTCCCGCGCGGTGGCTACGACGAGTTGTGGGTGCCGTCGTCGATGGGGGACATCAAGGTGCAGGTCCAGTGGGCGTCGCGCGGCGGCAGCGCATCGCTGTATCTGCTCGACGGAATGCGTGCCCGCAACGACCGTAATGCGTGGAGTTTCGAGACGAATGCCATGCAGCAGTTCGCGCTCGACAACGTCACACTGGTGATGCCGGTCGGTGGGGAATCGAGTTTCTATTCCGACTGGTACAACCCCAGTAATTTCAATGCGCAGCCGTACACGTACAAATGGGAGACGTTCCTGACCCGCGACCTACCGGACCACCTGTCGCGGTACGGCGTGGACCGGACGAACACCGGCGTCGTGGGTATCTCGATGGGCGGTACCGCGGCCATGACCCTCGCCGCGTACCACCGCGACCAGTTCCGGTTCGCCGGATCGTTCTCCGGCTATCTGCACACCACCGCGCCCGGTATGCGTACCGCGATCCGGCTCGCGATGCTCGACGCGGGCCGCTACAACGCCGACTCGATGTGGGGTTTCCCATGGGATCCGGCGTGGCTGCGCAACGATCCGTTCGTGTCGGCGCCGCAACTGCAGGGGATGTCGCTGTACGTGTCGTCCGGCAACGGGCTTCCCGGCATGTACGACCGTCCGAACGACGTCACCGGGTACTGGAACACGGCGATGGGGATGGGGCTCGAATTCCTGTCGATGGTGACGTCGCGGGCGTTCCAGGTCCGGGCCGCGACGCTCGGCCTGCCCGTCACGTTCCGGTTCAACGGCAGCGGAATCCATTCGTGGCCGTACTGGTCCGGGGAACTGTGGCAGGCCCGCCCGCAGATCCTCGACGCCCTGAACGCGTGGTGA
- a CDS encoding SDR family NAD(P)-dependent oxidoreductase, whose translation MSSPSQNPTPSTALVTGGTGGIGAAIVRQLAAQGHDVVLTYRSNAAAATKLVAEIEETGVRGAAHAVDLCDPEATAALAAATVRDFGGLSVLVHAAGPHVPMVHLSRVEPSTYARQLNDEATAFFTLVHACLPALRAASGSVVAVTTAATDRYPVRDGLSAGTKGAVEALVRGFAAEEGRFGVRFNAVGPGMLTDGMAERLIDSQELDQQALDVTMSRIPLRRFGTAVDIAEAVCFLASDKAGFVTGQKLNVDGGYTV comes from the coding sequence ATGAGCAGTCCGTCTCAGAACCCGACGCCGTCCACCGCCCTCGTCACCGGCGGGACCGGCGGCATCGGTGCCGCGATCGTGCGGCAACTCGCCGCGCAGGGCCACGACGTGGTGCTGACCTACCGATCGAATGCCGCGGCCGCCACGAAACTGGTCGCCGAGATCGAGGAGACCGGGGTGCGCGGCGCGGCGCACGCGGTGGACCTGTGCGACCCCGAGGCGACGGCCGCGCTCGCAGCTGCCACCGTCCGCGACTTCGGCGGCCTGTCGGTGCTCGTGCACGCCGCCGGCCCGCACGTCCCGATGGTGCACCTGTCCCGGGTCGAACCGTCCACGTACGCACGGCAGTTGAACGACGAGGCGACAGCGTTCTTCACCCTCGTGCACGCGTGTCTCCCGGCACTGCGGGCCGCGTCCGGGTCGGTCGTCGCCGTGACGACCGCGGCCACCGACCGTTACCCGGTCCGGGACGGCCTGTCCGCCGGAACCAAGGGCGCCGTGGAGGCACTGGTGCGTGGATTCGCCGCCGAGGAGGGCCGGTTCGGGGTGCGGTTCAACGCGGTCGGTCCGGGCATGCTCACCGACGGTATGGCCGAACGCCTGATCGACTCCCAGGAACTCGACCAGCAGGCACTGGACGTCACGATGAGCCGGATTCCGTTGCGGCGCTTCGGCACCGCCGTCGACATCGCCGAAGCCGTGTGCTTCCTGGCGAGCGACAAGGCCGGCTTCGTCACCGGGCAGAAACTGAACGTCGACGGCGGCTACACCGTCTGA